Part of the Salmo salar chromosome ssa10, Ssal_v3.1, whole genome shotgun sequence genome is shown below.
ATGTGGAAACAGCCTTAGGGTGTTATAACCAGTGGTGGTAATAACCATGTGGAAACAGCCTCAGGGTGTTATAACCAGTGGTGGTAATAACCATGTGGAAACAGCCTCAGGGTGTTATAACCAGTGGTGGTAATAACCATGTGGAAACAGCCTCAGGGTGTTATAACCATAGCGGTGATCATAACCATGTGGAAACAGCCTCAGGGTGTTATAACCAGTGGTGGTAATAACCATGTGGAAACAGCCTTAGAGTGTTATAACCATAGCGGTGATAATAACCATGTGGAAACAGCCTTAGGGTGTTATAACCATAGCGGTGATCATAACCAAGTGGAAACAGCCTCAGGGTGTTATAACCAGTGGTGGTAATAACCATGTGGAAACAGCCTCAGGGTGTTATAACCATAGCGGTGATCATAACCATGTGGAAACAGCCTCAGGGTGTTATAACCAGTGGTGGTAATAACCATGTGGAAACAGCCTCAGGGTGTTATAACCAGTGGTGGTAATAACCATGTGGAAACAGCCTCAGGGTGTTATAACCAGTGGTGGTAATAACCATGTAGACTATACATACAAAGAGGTGGAAGACAGGAAAGAGATTAAAGGAAAGCAGTGTTAAGTGTATAATATGTATGTCCTATTTTCCCATCTGTctgattgtctctctctctgttatggaAGGCACTATGAATGACAAGAATGGTCCATGTATATATGAACTATTCCTCCTCATAAGAAACGGTTTGAATATTCAGATGTTGAACTTGACACACTGCTCTTCCCAAGTCCTTAACGTCAGCCCTAGGGATGGAAAGGATGAACAATTTCCCCAGGAAACACCTGGGGTTTAAGCCTATAGAGAGCCTCAGGCGGGACCGACCGGCGCTGCAGTGGGAAAGCACCATGACTCGTGTGATATCAACGGAAGACCATGTCCTGTGATTGGTGAGGTCCGGTGATTTCATTGTGACGTCACCAGAAGAGTGTGGTCCTGTGATTGTGACGTCACCGGAAAAGCCTGTTCCAGAAGGAGAGGAATGTGGTGGAGTTGAAGGCACCGATGACGATGAGTAGCAGCAGATAGAGACTCATCATGATGGCAAAGTGATGTCTGACCAACCACGACCTGCCCCGGGAATGTCTGGAAACACATCAGAAAAATCACATTACAATCACGTCACACAAGTTATATCTAAAAAGGTCTAAAATCACAACAGAAGTCAAATGATCCTCTCTGAGAGACAATCtgacacagtgacagaactgtcATCCTGTTGAAATGTTTATCAGTTCTACTAATGTACTGGCAACTCACCACAACACCAATAGAGGGCAGCGATGATAATACAACTATCACCATACTGTTTACAGCAGACACCTTCACAGGTCCGTTCCCAAATGGACCTGGGGCTTTCCCATCCAGATCCCATATGcattacatttaatttttttgaccctgctggtcatctatgaactttttaacatcttggccatgtactgttataacctccacccggcacagccagaagaggactggtcacccctcatagcctggttcctctctaggtttcttcctaggttctggcctttctagggagtttttcctggccaccgtgcttctacagctgcattgctttctgtttggggttttaggctgggtttctgtacagcactttgtgacatctgcttgattgactgattgattttttaaatataaaaaccCGTTCCAAATGGACCCAAGGACCTACTTGGATCCATACCCGGTCCGATCCAAGTGAGGGAAGCTGCAGCTGTCTTCTCTGAGAGTCCACTAGCAGGTACTAACCTGGACAGGTGTCTTCTCTGAGAGTCCACTAGCAGGTACTAACCTGGACAGGTGTCTTCTCTGAGAGTATACTAGCAGGTACTTGACTCGGAGAAGCTGATTGTTGGTGACCACAAAGTACTTCTGAGggacctctcctccttcactgtttCTGGCTCTGGAGCGCTGACGGTCAATGGTCTCCGAGTCTGAAACAGGTTTCGGGAAATTATTACTGATATTTACTGGACATTGAGAGGTAGCCATCGTTGACATGATATTGTTTCATGGTCCACTCATTTGTTATGAAGTCGATGTTGTGCAAGAGGCAAACACCAAGAGAACTGACATGGGTAGGAGGGGCTAGAGGAGACTCAGGGTGCCTAAGTAAATAAAGAGTGTTGTGTAAACGTTCTGGACAAAGCTCTGACCTTTCCTCTTCACCTGGCACTTAACGTCTGGGTGGTCGATGACCTCACACACGGCGACGCAGCTTAGCAACGGTCCCAGGAGACTGTCGCGCCAACCGTTGCCATGGGGACTGTAGAGGACCGCCATGCTGAGGTCACTGGTGAGGTAGGTGCCCTCTCCGAACAATGACGTCTGTCGAGAAATACCCCCCAAAACAAACAAGTCTGTCAGAAATGCAACTTCATCAATGCAAGTCCATTCCTTTTGTGTAGCTAATACTGGCTTTTGCCTAAACATAACAACTATCTGTGAAAATATTCATCAACCAAACCAAAAAAAATCATCAATCTGAAATTATATATTCAAGCAGGGCTACTGGGAACCCAAATAAATATAAGGACGATCACAGGAGTGGTGAAGCTGCCATCTTACTGTCACATCCCTGACCTTGTTGAGGTGGCAGTGTAGTCCGTTGTGGATGATAGAATGGAAGTTCTCCAGTCGGCTACCGTGGAATGCATAGAAGAGGTCGCGTCCCGCCCGTGTCTTCTCAAACTTAGCGTTCATCTGGTCGCAGTACTCCAGCTCAAACAGGAAGTCTGGAACAGGCGTGGAGATTCCCTCACTCTCAGTCAGGTTACACAGCTTGGCATACTattggagggcagaggagaggacagtggagaggacagcggAGAGG
Proteins encoded:
- the LOC123724523 gene encoding protein mono-ADP-ribosyltransferase PARP16 isoform X1, with amino-acid sequence MQPPLPPDAVRELVCSCLHRDPVAADLRCSLFVAAAQNYKRDSVLRPYPPRYIRDRDTKEFDELLSDVSSLPGVRELVRLRPGEADHHLALTHWVLSSKSFAVKTLQKDEYAKLCNLTESEGISTPVPDFLFELEYCDQMNAKFEKTRAGRDLFYAFHGSRLENFHSIIHNGLHCHLNKVRDVTTSLFGEGTYLTSDLSMAVLYSPHGNGWRDSLLGPLLSCVAVCEVIDHPDVKCQVKRKDSETIDRQRSRARNSEGGEVPQKYFVVTNNQLLRVKYLLVYSQRRHLSRHSRGRSWLVRHHFAIMMSLYLLLLIVIGAFNSTTFLSFWNRLFR
- the LOC123724523 gene encoding protein mono-ADP-ribosyltransferase PARP16 isoform X2 — encoded protein: MQPPLPPDAVRELVCSCLHRDPVAADLRCSLFVAAAQNYKRDSVLRPYPPRYIRDRDTKEFDELLSDVSSLPGVRELVRLRPGEADHHLALTHWVLSSKSFAVKTLQKDEYAKLCNLTESEGISTPVPDFLFELEYCDQMNAKFEKTRAGRDLFYAFHGSRLENFHSIIHNGLHCHLNKTSLFGEGTYLTSDLSMAVLYSPHGNGWRDSLLGPLLSCVAVCEVIDHPDVKCQVKRKDSETIDRQRSRARNSEGGEVPQKYFVVTNNQLLRVKYLLVYSQRRHLSRHSRGRSWLVRHHFAIMMSLYLLLLIVIGAFNSTTFLSFWNRLFR
- the LOC123724523 gene encoding protein mono-ADP-ribosyltransferase PARP16 isoform X4 — its product is MQPPLPPDAVRELVCSCLHRDPVAADLRCSLFVAAAQNYKRDSVLRPYPPRYIRDRDTKEFDELLSDVSSLPGVRELVRLRPGEADHHLALTHWVLSSKSFAVKTLQKDEYAKLCNLTESEGISTPVPDFLFELEYCDQMNAKFEKTRAGRDLFYAFHGSRLENFHSIIHNGLHCHLNKTSLFGEGTYLTSDLSMAVLYSPHGNGWRDSLLGPLLSCVAVCEVIDHPDVKCQTRRPLTVSAPEPETVKEERSLRSTLWSPTISFSESSTC
- the LOC123724523 gene encoding protein mono-ADP-ribosyltransferase PARP16 isoform X3; translation: MQPPLPPDAVRELVCSCLHRDPVAADLRCSLFVAAAQNYKRDSVLRPYPPRYIRDRDTKEFDELLSDVSSLPGVRELVRLRPGEADHHLALTHWVLSSKSFAVKTLQKDEYAKLCNLTESEGISTPVPDFLFELEYCDQMNAKFEKTRAGRDLFYAFHGSRLENFHSIIHNGLHCHLNKVRDVTTSLFGEGTYLTSDLSMAVLYSPHGNGWRDSLLGPLLSCVAVCEVIDHPDVKCQTRRPLTVSAPEPETVKEERSLRSTLWSPTISFSESSTC